Sequence from the Paenibacillus riograndensis SBR5 genome:
CCGACCACCAGCATGACTGGTATGAATTCATCTACGTATATGGCGGCAAAGGAAGCTTTTTCATCGATCAGACCTTTTATGAGATGCATCCGGGCGACATAATTGTCGTTCCCGGGAACACGGTGCACCGGGGATTTCCCGACAATGAGGAGCCGGTGACTTCCTCCGCCCTTTTTTTCAGCCCGGCTCTGATTCATAACCATACCTACAGTGAGTCTTATCCCTATCTGAAGCTGTTCGACGCTGCCAAGACAAACAAGCAGTATAAGTATACCCTGTCTCCTGAACATGCTGAAATTCTGCAAAATGATATCGAGGAGATCCACCGGGAGCGCGAGCAGAATCAACAGGATGGCGGGCAGGCGCTTACGCTGCTGCTTCATCTTACACTGCTGCATCTGAACCGCTACTGCCTGCCGCAAACCGCCGAGCCTGTTGCTTCAAGTCCC
This genomic interval carries:
- a CDS encoding AraC family transcriptional regulator, which gives rise to MEPIRRHFDHQLPFTLLLDYKETKSPQRELPDHQHDWYEFIYVYGGKGSFFIDQTFYEMHPGDIIVVPGNTVHRGFPDNEEPVTSSALFFSPALIHNHTYSESYPYLKLFDAAKTNKQYKYTLSPEHAEILQNDIEEIHREREQNQQDGGQALTLLLHLTLLHLNRYCLPQTAEPVASSPLLPEWFREALSYINDHLDQPLELGTLAGRAAISPAHFSRVFKQRLGMNVTDYIATKRIFAAKDSLLQSSYTIEQIAMACGFESLPHFYRTFKRITSMTPAAYRKSNRAY